From Saccharothrix espanaensis DSM 44229, the proteins below share one genomic window:
- a CDS encoding response regulator, translated as MIRVLLVDDQELMRMGFRMVLGAQEDIDVVGEAGDGLDAVHLAASLRPDVVLMDVRMPVLDGVEATKRIAEAGTAKVLVMTTFDMDEYALSALRNGASGFLLKDTPPGDLVSALRAVASGDAVVSPSVTKRLLSRFLGESGGELRDASVLEALTEREREVLVLIAKGLSNTEIARKLFLSEATVKTHVGRILAKLELRDRVQAVVLAYETGLVRPGDV; from the coding sequence GTGATCCGAGTACTGCTGGTGGACGACCAGGAACTCATGCGAATGGGTTTCCGGATGGTGCTCGGCGCCCAGGAGGACATCGACGTCGTCGGCGAGGCCGGTGACGGGCTCGACGCCGTGCACCTGGCCGCGTCGCTGCGCCCGGACGTGGTGCTGATGGACGTGCGGATGCCGGTGCTCGACGGGGTCGAGGCGACCAAGCGGATCGCCGAGGCGGGCACGGCGAAGGTGCTGGTCATGACGACGTTCGACATGGACGAGTACGCGCTGTCGGCGTTGCGCAACGGGGCGTCGGGCTTCCTGCTCAAGGACACGCCGCCGGGCGACCTGGTCTCGGCGCTGCGCGCGGTGGCCTCCGGGGACGCGGTGGTCTCGCCCTCGGTGACCAAGCGCCTGCTCAGCCGGTTCCTCGGGGAGAGCGGCGGCGAGTTGCGCGACGCCTCGGTGCTGGAGGCGCTGACCGAGCGGGAGCGCGAGGTCCTGGTGCTGATCGCCAAGGGGCTGTCGAACACCGAGATCGCGCGCAAGCTGTTCCTGTCCGAGGCGACGGTGAAGACGCACGTCGGCCGGATCCTGGCGAAGCTGGAACTGCGCGACCGGGTGCAGGCCGTCGTGCTGGCCTACGAGACCGGCCTGGTCCGACCCGGCGACGTCTGA
- a CDS encoding sensor histidine kinase, protein MRAHPVFGDSLIAGFLALFDLGAMTAAGAVPVPALLLVGLLLLVPVAFRRKYPKGSSYTILAGGILQLLTHGGHADGLAVRPADFALAFALYTMVAFVGRKPALVYAVWLAAGTFVWATWRVGEALEAAFLVFMIAVVFGFSWALGEFVGARRAYNLELEKRLKMLETERDQQARIAVGEERSRIARELHDVVAHAVSVMVVQADGAGYAIKTNPDLAEAAMRTIADTGRQALTELRRLLGVLRSEDQSGTQWAPQPGAGDLAELTESLRTSGLPVRLETTGDLAALPTGLGLGIYRIVQEALTNTLKHAGSGATAVVRVAQEGDQVELEVADDGFGTPHDIVAVSGGNGLIGMRERAGVLGGTLEAGPNPGGGWRVRAVLPLVPS, encoded by the coding sequence ATGCGAGCTCACCCGGTGTTCGGGGATTCCCTGATCGCCGGGTTCCTCGCGTTGTTCGACCTGGGCGCGATGACCGCCGCCGGCGCCGTGCCCGTGCCGGCGCTGCTGCTCGTCGGCCTGCTCCTGCTCGTCCCGGTGGCCTTCCGGCGCAAGTACCCCAAGGGCAGCAGCTACACGATCCTGGCCGGCGGCATCCTCCAGCTGCTCACCCACGGCGGCCACGCCGACGGCCTGGCGGTGCGACCGGCCGACTTCGCGCTGGCGTTCGCGCTCTACACGATGGTCGCGTTCGTCGGGCGCAAGCCGGCCCTGGTCTACGCGGTCTGGCTGGCCGCCGGCACGTTCGTCTGGGCGACGTGGCGGGTCGGGGAGGCCCTCGAAGCCGCGTTCCTGGTGTTCATGATCGCGGTCGTCTTCGGGTTCAGCTGGGCGCTGGGCGAGTTCGTCGGCGCGCGCCGGGCGTACAACCTGGAGCTGGAAAAACGGCTCAAGATGCTGGAGACCGAACGCGACCAGCAGGCCCGCATCGCGGTGGGCGAGGAGCGGTCGCGGATCGCGCGCGAGCTGCACGACGTGGTCGCGCACGCGGTGTCGGTGATGGTCGTGCAGGCCGACGGGGCCGGGTACGCGATCAAGACGAACCCCGACCTGGCCGAGGCGGCGATGCGGACCATCGCCGACACCGGGCGGCAGGCGCTGACCGAACTGCGCCGGCTGCTCGGCGTGCTGCGGTCGGAGGACCAGTCGGGCACCCAGTGGGCGCCGCAGCCGGGCGCGGGCGACCTCGCCGAGCTGACCGAGAGCCTGCGCACGTCCGGCCTGCCGGTGCGGCTGGAGACGACCGGCGACCTCGCGGCCCTGCCCACCGGGCTCGGGCTGGGGATCTACCGGATCGTGCAGGAGGCGCTGACCAACACGCTCAAGCACGCGGGCTCCGGCGCGACGGCCGTGGTCCGGGTCGCCCAGGAGGGTGATCAGGTGGAGCTGGAGGTCGCCGATGACGGGTTCGGGACGCCGCACGACATCGTCGCGGTGTCGGGTGGGAACGGGTTGATCGGGATGCGCGAGCGGGCCGGCGTGCTCGGCGGCACGCTGGAGGCCGGGCCGAACCCCGGCGGCGGGTGGCGGGTGCGCGCGGTGTTGCCACTGGTGCCGTCATAG
- a CDS encoding DUF397 domain-containing protein yields MTRDTGWFKSSRSSGGSNGCVEVRITDVVRVRDSKNVDGPRFSFTGSAWRAFVSGLRG; encoded by the coding sequence ATGACCCGCGACACCGGATGGTTCAAGAGCAGCCGAAGCTCCGGCGGCAGCAACGGCTGCGTCGAGGTGCGGATCACCGACGTCGTGCGGGTGCGGGACTCCAAGAACGTCGACGGGCCCCGGTTCTCGTTCACCGGGAGTGCCTGGCGGGCGTTTGTGAGCGGCCTGCGCGGGTAA
- a CDS encoding SDR family oxidoreductase has protein sequence MSLRGKVAAVTGATRGAGRAIAVELGAAGATVFVGGRSTRAAKSPIGRDETIEETAELVDAAGGRGIAVRCDFTVAQDVDAFRARIEAEGDGRLDVLVDDVWGGEADTDFKPFWEQDLDAQLRMWRNSVEAHLVTLHRLIPLLTARPGGLLVEVTDGDSDEYYSGMLAYDSVKVAIRRFGVVLAQDIGKFGTTSVAVTPGFLRSEQMLDHFGVTEENWRDAIAQSPHYAMSETPRYVGRGIAALAADPDRARHAGKALASWTLMREYGFTDVDGSRPDWGRWYEEVVKPDLDLATVDAEKYR, from the coding sequence ATGTCGTTGCGGGGCAAGGTGGCCGCGGTCACGGGGGCGACGCGGGGCGCGGGGCGGGCCATCGCGGTGGAATTGGGCGCGGCGGGTGCGACGGTCTTCGTCGGCGGCCGCTCGACGCGGGCGGCCAAGTCGCCGATCGGGCGGGACGAGACGATCGAGGAGACCGCCGAACTGGTCGACGCGGCGGGTGGTCGGGGCATCGCGGTGCGGTGCGACTTCACCGTCGCGCAGGACGTCGACGCGTTCCGGGCGCGGATCGAGGCCGAGGGGGACGGCCGGCTCGACGTCCTGGTCGACGACGTGTGGGGCGGCGAGGCGGACACCGACTTCAAGCCGTTCTGGGAGCAGGACCTGGACGCGCAGCTGCGCATGTGGCGCAACAGCGTGGAGGCGCACCTGGTCACCCTGCACCGGTTGATCCCGCTGCTGACCGCGCGGCCGGGCGGCCTGCTGGTCGAGGTGACCGACGGCGACAGCGACGAGTACTACTCGGGGATGCTGGCCTACGACTCGGTCAAGGTCGCGATCCGGCGGTTCGGGGTGGTGCTGGCGCAGGACATCGGCAAGTTCGGGACGACGTCGGTCGCGGTCACGCCGGGGTTCCTGCGCTCGGAGCAGATGCTGGACCACTTCGGCGTGACCGAGGAGAACTGGCGGGACGCGATCGCGCAGTCGCCGCACTACGCGATGTCCGAGACGCCCCGGTACGTCGGGCGCGGGATCGCCGCGCTCGCGGCGGACCCGGACCGGGCGCGGCACGCCGGCAAGGCGCTGGCGTCGTGGACCCTGATGCGCGAGTACGGCTTCACCGACGTCGACGGGTCGCGGCCGGACTGGGGCCGGTGGTACGAGGAGGTCGTGAAGCCGGACCTCGACCTCGCGACCGTCGACGCCGAGAAGTACCGCTGA
- a CDS encoding HAD family hydrolase, producing MPVSWRPRLVALDIDGTITPVGKEEVAPAVRAAIHRAVDAGAHVVLATGRSLIGTRPIADDLTLRDTTAICSNGAVWWDTNSREVVRKLGFDAGPTVDALRDLFPGAVFATELTGVGNLSLGRFPDGDLWGEVREVSAAELTADPTSRLVMRWIDHTPDEVALRMLDVELPGVTWWVDNTEPWVTVSPAGVTKGSALEDLRVRLGVSEEDTLALGDGHNDVEMLGWAARGVAMGQAPATVQEAANAVTATVLEDGAATELDRWFA from the coding sequence ATGCCAGTGAGCTGGAGACCGCGCCTCGTCGCCCTGGACATCGACGGCACCATCACCCCGGTCGGCAAGGAGGAGGTCGCGCCCGCCGTGCGCGCCGCCATCCACCGCGCGGTCGACGCGGGCGCGCACGTGGTCCTCGCCACCGGCCGCAGCCTGATCGGCACCCGCCCGATCGCCGACGACCTGACCCTGCGCGACACCACCGCGATCTGCTCCAACGGCGCGGTCTGGTGGGACACGAACTCGCGCGAGGTGGTCCGCAAGCTCGGCTTCGACGCCGGCCCCACCGTCGACGCGCTGCGCGACCTGTTCCCCGGCGCGGTGTTCGCCACCGAGCTGACCGGCGTCGGCAACCTGTCCCTGGGCCGCTTCCCGGACGGCGACCTGTGGGGCGAGGTGCGCGAGGTCTCCGCCGCCGAACTCACCGCCGACCCCACCTCGCGGCTGGTCATGCGCTGGATCGACCACACGCCGGACGAGGTGGCGCTGCGGATGCTCGACGTCGAGCTGCCCGGCGTCACCTGGTGGGTCGACAACACCGAGCCGTGGGTGACCGTGTCGCCGGCGGGCGTGACCAAGGGATCGGCGCTGGAAGACCTGCGGGTGCGGCTCGGCGTGTCCGAAGAGGACACCCTCGCCCTCGGCGACGGCCACAACGACGTGGAGATGCTCGGGTGGGCCGCGCGCGGCGTCGCGATGGGCCAGGCCCCGGCGACCGTGCAGGAGGCCGCGAACGCCGTCACGGCAACCGTGCTGGAAGACGGCGCGGCCACCGAACTCGACCGCTGGTTCGCCTAG
- the grpE gene encoding nucleotide exchange factor GrpE, protein MTGGTEYPADASDPDVETTIAGELLDQALAERRALVQLCVYALDRARSSGVVERLEEGLAGIGVTALRPDGERFDPSVHEAGGTVPTDDTALVGVVAETELVGFVDRGRPLRAPIVTVYTTR, encoded by the coding sequence ATGACAGGCGGAACGGAATACCCGGCGGACGCGTCCGACCCCGACGTGGAGACGACCATCGCCGGCGAGCTGCTGGACCAGGCGCTGGCGGAGCGGCGCGCCCTGGTGCAGCTGTGCGTGTACGCGTTGGACCGCGCCCGCAGTTCGGGGGTGGTCGAGCGGCTGGAGGAGGGCCTGGCCGGGATCGGGGTGACCGCGCTGCGCCCGGACGGCGAGCGCTTCGACCCGTCGGTGCACGAGGCCGGCGGCACGGTGCCGACCGACGACACGGCGCTGGTCGGGGTCGTCGCGGAGACCGAGCTGGTCGGGTTCGTGGACCGGGGTCGGCCGCTGCGCGCGCCGATCGTGACCGTCTACACGACGCGATGA
- a CDS encoding multicopper oxidase family protein, producing MRRRGFFALTGLVGLALAGCGGANGNRGSLGFANRLRIPPVLDPRPGADGVKRFPLLMRPGQAEFLPGRPARTWGINGDYLGPTLRVRRGDKVAMAVTNLLPEASTLHWHGMRLPAAMDGGPHQLIASGGTWNPAWTVDQPAATTWYHPHPHGETSEHVYRGLAGMFIVDDEHSAELPHTYGVDDVPLIVQDKVFDEDGQLEEAFAGTFGLLGDQVLVNGTHDPFFEVTTTRVRFRILNGSNAHVFTVGFADDRRFQVIASDAGLLRAPATVDRVRISPGERFEVVVEFRPGEQVVLRGFAGDSAVEKGDYDLLKFVAAQQLAASPELPRTLAGRSPVEPGERVRKFRLGGSNINGNEMDLARIDEVVAAGAREVWELDNITYEHNFHIHEVAFRVLTVDGEEPPEHLRGPKDTVFVPGGAKVRLAVEFGPHTDPKVPYMYHCHILKHEDKGMMGQFVIVPPGTEDQTPRTLQLTGEGHHHHGG from the coding sequence ATGAGACGACGCGGTTTCTTCGCCTTGACGGGCCTGGTGGGACTGGCGCTGGCGGGCTGCGGCGGCGCGAACGGCAACCGGGGCAGTCTCGGGTTCGCCAACCGGCTGCGCATCCCGCCCGTGCTGGACCCGCGACCCGGGGCCGACGGCGTCAAGCGGTTCCCGTTGCTGATGCGCCCCGGGCAGGCCGAGTTCCTGCCCGGCAGGCCGGCGCGGACGTGGGGGATCAACGGCGACTACCTCGGGCCGACGCTGCGGGTGCGGCGCGGTGACAAGGTGGCGATGGCGGTGACGAACCTGCTGCCCGAGGCGAGCACGCTGCACTGGCACGGGATGCGGCTGCCGGCGGCGATGGACGGCGGGCCGCACCAGCTGATCGCGTCCGGCGGCACGTGGAACCCGGCGTGGACGGTCGACCAGCCCGCCGCGACGACCTGGTACCACCCGCACCCGCACGGCGAGACGTCCGAGCACGTGTACCGCGGGCTGGCCGGGATGTTCATCGTCGACGACGAGCACTCGGCGGAACTGCCGCACACCTACGGCGTGGACGACGTGCCGCTGATCGTGCAGGACAAGGTGTTCGACGAGGACGGCCAGTTGGAGGAGGCGTTCGCCGGGACGTTCGGGCTGCTGGGCGACCAGGTCCTGGTCAACGGCACGCACGACCCGTTCTTCGAGGTGACCACGACCCGCGTCCGGTTCCGCATCCTCAACGGCTCCAACGCGCACGTCTTCACCGTCGGTTTCGCCGACGACCGCCGGTTCCAGGTGATCGCCTCCGACGCGGGGCTGCTCCGCGCCCCCGCCACGGTCGACCGGGTGCGGATCAGTCCGGGCGAGCGGTTCGAGGTCGTGGTGGAGTTCCGGCCCGGCGAGCAGGTCGTGCTGCGCGGGTTCGCCGGCGACAGCGCGGTGGAGAAGGGCGACTACGACCTGCTGAAGTTCGTTGCGGCCCAACAGTTGGCGGCCTCACCGGAGCTGCCCCGCACGCTCGCCGGCCGGTCCCCGGTGGAGCCCGGCGAGCGGGTGCGGAAGTTCCGGCTCGGCGGTTCGAACATCAACGGCAACGAGATGGACCTGGCGCGCATCGACGAGGTGGTGGCGGCTGGGGCGCGCGAGGTGTGGGAGCTGGACAACATCACCTACGAGCACAACTTCCACATCCACGAGGTGGCGTTCCGGGTGCTGACCGTCGACGGCGAGGAACCGCCGGAACACCTGCGCGGCCCGAAGGACACGGTGTTCGTGCCGGGCGGCGCGAAGGTGCGGCTGGCCGTCGAGTTCGGCCCGCACACCGACCCGAAGGTGCCGTACATGTACCACTGCCACATCCTCAAGCACGAGGACAAGGGCATGATGGGCCAGTTCGTCATCGTCCCGCCGGGCACCGAGGACCAGACCCCGCGCACCCTCCAGCTCACTGGCGAGGGCCACCACCACCACGGCGGCTGA
- a CDS encoding dynamin family protein, whose protein sequence is MSTLPQTVRQTRERLTALVRGIDPRAAAFVETRPAGAASVVVVGETNRGKSSLVNALLATPGLSPVDAEVATATYLVFRHGAQWSARACYPGSMSPVPFDRAELVNWVSAAHELPEGMLPPRYVEVEAPIPLLERLSVVDTPGVGGLESVHGELAAEAAATATALLFVVDASAPFTRGELEFLRTVGERVETVVFALTKVDQYRGWRTVLEADQALLAEHAPRFAGATFHPVSSRMFELAAKAPNPDAAGMLRERSGIGDLQGALQELVVGRAAMLGEANGLRALATVLDELVARGEADKRALSSGEEEAETLRERRDELNSQRRSSTRSWQVRLRGEVQRARVEGSHEVSRQMRDVQTWFRTAIDTASREQLAGLPQQVDTALQMVSGRISGGLGVRLSRVADSALADLFSPEELAVIRGQFARGVTPPVVLRPPEKRAPTAEDKLLVFMGVSGGLGAGRLAAMPLAGLGVAALNPIVLPVTIVLGLGAGWWMARTRKHSADKQHLKQWLSDAIADARSTVDQLVAEQLIEAEQQLSLALDDALGRRVDAIEAELREVDKALRMEAGERAKALGAATRQLAELRAGRVKVDELLGRIRALRDRV, encoded by the coding sequence ATGAGCACCCTCCCGCAGACGGTCCGGCAGACCCGCGAGCGCCTCACCGCGCTGGTCCGCGGCATCGACCCGCGGGCGGCGGCGTTCGTGGAGACCAGGCCCGCCGGCGCGGCGTCGGTAGTGGTGGTCGGCGAGACGAACCGGGGCAAGAGCTCACTGGTCAACGCCCTGCTGGCGACGCCGGGCCTGTCGCCGGTGGACGCCGAGGTGGCGACCGCGACCTACCTGGTGTTCCGGCACGGCGCGCAGTGGTCGGCGCGGGCCTGCTACCCGGGTTCGATGTCGCCGGTGCCGTTCGACCGCGCGGAGCTGGTGAACTGGGTCTCGGCGGCGCACGAGCTGCCGGAGGGCATGCTGCCGCCCCGGTACGTGGAGGTGGAGGCGCCGATCCCGCTGCTCGAACGACTGTCCGTTGTGGACACCCCGGGGGTCGGCGGGCTGGAGTCGGTGCACGGCGAGCTGGCGGCCGAGGCGGCGGCGACGGCGACCGCGCTGCTGTTCGTGGTCGACGCGTCCGCGCCGTTCACCCGCGGCGAGCTGGAGTTCCTGCGCACGGTCGGGGAACGCGTCGAGACCGTGGTGTTCGCGCTGACCAAGGTGGACCAGTACCGGGGTTGGCGGACCGTGCTGGAGGCCGACCAGGCGCTGCTGGCCGAGCACGCGCCGAGGTTCGCCGGCGCGACCTTCCACCCGGTGTCGTCGCGGATGTTCGAGCTGGCGGCCAAGGCGCCCAACCCGGACGCGGCGGGGATGCTGCGCGAGCGGTCCGGGATCGGCGACCTGCAGGGGGCGTTGCAGGAGCTGGTGGTCGGCCGGGCGGCGATGCTCGGCGAGGCCAACGGCCTGCGCGCGCTGGCGACCGTGCTGGACGAGCTGGTCGCCCGGGGCGAGGCGGACAAGCGGGCGCTGTCCTCGGGCGAGGAGGAGGCCGAGACGCTGCGCGAGCGGCGCGACGAGCTGAACTCGCAGCGCCGGTCGTCCACCCGGAGCTGGCAGGTGCGGCTGCGCGGCGAGGTGCAGCGGGCGCGCGTCGAGGGCAGCCACGAGGTCAGCCGGCAGATGCGCGACGTGCAGACGTGGTTCCGGACGGCGATCGACACGGCGTCGCGCGAGCAGCTGGCCGGGCTGCCGCAGCAGGTGGACACCGCGCTTCAGATGGTGTCCGGGCGGATCAGCGGCGGTCTGGGCGTGCGGCTGTCCCGGGTCGCGGACTCGGCGCTGGCCGACCTGTTCTCGCCGGAGGAGCTGGCGGTGATCCGCGGCCAGTTCGCCCGGGGCGTCACGCCGCCGGTGGTGCTGCGCCCGCCGGAGAAGCGCGCGCCGACCGCCGAGGACAAGCTGCTGGTGTTCATGGGCGTGTCCGGCGGGCTGGGCGCGGGCCGGCTGGCCGCGATGCCGCTGGCCGGGCTGGGCGTCGCCGCGCTGAACCCGATCGTCCTGCCGGTGACCATCGTGCTGGGCCTGGGCGCGGGCTGGTGGATGGCCCGGACCAGGAAGCACTCCGCGGACAAGCAGCACCTCAAGCAGTGGCTGTCGGACGCCATCGCCGACGCCCGGTCCACCGTGGACCAGCTGGTGGCCGAGCAGCTGATCGAGGCCGAGCAGCAGTTGTCGCTGGCGCTGGACGACGCGCTGGGCAGGCGGGTCGACGCGATCGAGGCGGAGCTGCGCGAGGTCGACAAGGCGCTGCGGATGGAGGCCGGCGAGCGGGCCAAGGCGCTCGGGGCCGCCACCCGGCAGCTCGCCGAGCTGCGCGCGGGCCGGGTCAAGGTGGACGAGCTGCTGGGTCGGATCCGCGCCCTGCGCGACCGGGTCTGA
- a CDS encoding DUF397 domain-containing protein translates to MKHDTGWFKSSRSTAGSNGCVEVRFTDAVVLVRDSKNADGPHFRFATRAWRAFVKR, encoded by the coding sequence GTGAAGCACGACACCGGGTGGTTCAAGAGCAGCCGCAGCACCGCCGGCAGCAACGGCTGCGTCGAAGTGCGGTTCACCGACGCCGTCGTGCTGGTGCGGGACTCCAAGAACGCCGACGGGCCGCACTTCCGGTTCGCAACGCGCGCGTGGCGGGCGTTCGTCAAGCGCTAG
- a CDS encoding dynamin family protein has protein sequence MTAQAQQLAGPLSAAVANLCAGLRPQVSPNTAAGFREVLRRLSAPLQVAVAGRIKSGKSTLVNALIGRRVAPTDVGECTRLVTRFQYGTVDRIEVVFTDGRKQVLPFDANGAIPADLGVDVGAVSHIEAYLTNAVLRDLTVIDTPGLGSLDAASVARTEALLGGELDPVSRNAVAGAEAVLYVVTQGVRNDDHQALAAFTAATAGREAGPVNAIAVLNKADTIAAETVEGSDGDTWKAAVLLAERQAHTLKPRVADVIPVIGLVAESAETGGFTSADADALRKLAELDDATRETMLISADLFVTWECDVPVGVRTRLLEKLDLYGIRCALTALDAEPAITAGALRRRLLDSSGLDGVRGKLNAVFRSRADGIKAAAALASITALAGASGDPNERQRVHDAIEVLLAKPEAHQLRLLEALTLVASGAVAMPADLAEEVLRFGTSPDVAEQLGLRGRPHPELVAHALERAGWWRSFASFGATPAQSRVAHVVHRAYFLIWQQLRGRR, from the coding sequence GTGACCGCCCAGGCGCAGCAGCTCGCCGGCCCACTGTCGGCCGCCGTGGCGAACCTGTGCGCGGGGCTGCGGCCCCAGGTGTCGCCGAACACCGCCGCCGGGTTCCGCGAGGTGCTTCGCCGGCTCTCCGCGCCGCTCCAGGTCGCCGTCGCGGGGCGCATCAAGTCCGGCAAGTCGACGCTGGTCAACGCCCTGATCGGGCGTCGGGTCGCGCCCACCGACGTGGGCGAGTGCACCCGGCTGGTGACCCGGTTCCAGTACGGCACGGTGGACCGCATCGAGGTGGTGTTCACCGACGGCCGCAAGCAGGTGCTCCCGTTCGACGCGAACGGCGCCATCCCGGCCGACCTCGGCGTGGACGTCGGGGCCGTCTCGCACATCGAGGCGTACCTGACCAACGCCGTGCTGCGGGACCTGACCGTGATCGACACGCCCGGCCTGGGCTCGCTGGACGCCGCGTCGGTCGCCCGCACCGAGGCGCTGCTGGGCGGCGAGCTGGACCCGGTGTCGCGCAACGCGGTGGCCGGCGCGGAGGCCGTGCTCTACGTGGTCACGCAGGGCGTGCGCAACGACGACCACCAGGCGCTGGCCGCGTTCACCGCCGCCACCGCCGGCCGCGAGGCGGGCCCGGTGAACGCGATCGCCGTGCTCAACAAGGCCGACACCATCGCCGCCGAGACGGTCGAGGGCTCGGACGGCGACACGTGGAAGGCCGCCGTGCTGCTCGCCGAGCGGCAGGCGCACACGCTCAAGCCCCGGGTCGCGGACGTGATCCCGGTGATCGGCCTGGTCGCCGAGTCGGCCGAGACCGGCGGGTTCACCTCCGCGGACGCCGACGCGCTGCGCAAGCTCGCCGAGCTGGACGACGCGACCCGCGAGACGATGCTGATCTCCGCCGACCTGTTCGTGACGTGGGAGTGCGACGTGCCGGTGGGCGTGCGCACCCGGCTGCTGGAGAAGCTCGACCTGTACGGGATCCGCTGCGCGCTGACCGCCTTGGACGCGGAGCCCGCGATCACGGCGGGCGCGCTGCGCCGCAGGCTGCTCGACTCGTCCGGCCTGGACGGCGTGCGCGGCAAGCTCAACGCCGTGTTCCGCTCGCGCGCCGACGGCATCAAGGCCGCCGCCGCGCTGGCGTCGATCACCGCGCTGGCCGGCGCGTCCGGCGACCCGAACGAGCGGCAGCGCGTGCACGACGCCATCGAGGTGCTGCTGGCCAAGCCCGAGGCGCACCAGTTGCGCCTGCTGGAGGCGTTGACGCTGGTCGCGTCCGGTGCGGTGGCGATGCCGGCGGACCTGGCCGAGGAGGTGCTGCGGTTCGGCACCTCGCCGGACGTGGCCGAGCAGCTCGGGCTGCGCGGCCGGCCGCACCCGGAGCTGGTCGCCCACGCCCTGGAACGGGCGGGCTGGTGGCGGTCGTTCGCGTCGTTCGGCGCGACGCCCGCGCAGAGCCGGGTGGCGCACGTGGTGCACCGGGCGTACTTCCTGATCTGGCAACAACTGCGGGGGCGGCGATGA
- a CDS encoding helix-turn-helix domain-containing protein: MGMAEQTVERRQLGLALARLRDEAGKSQLEAGRAINRSAGRISQVEHGKGTLAEDELIRLLDFYDVRGEERRTILALGTASRKRVKPRGYLDVLPQPFQRLAELQAAAEVINWYECGVLPGLLQSPNYIRALLGSADSIFWEASAEETGQRIDFRLGQQRKVLESTSAKAINLVFTEDSLQHVVGGPSVMRGQVLHLLQMMEEHPALDVRVVPNGVPDNPALGGGLVVLDFVDGTPVAFVSTLYGPYTYYHQPADTEPMRRIFKRVHELALNADDTRSLLVGML; encoded by the coding sequence ATGGGCATGGCAGAGCAGACAGTGGAACGTCGCCAACTGGGACTCGCCCTGGCCCGCCTCCGCGACGAAGCCGGAAAGTCACAACTCGAAGCCGGCAGGGCGATCAACCGCAGCGCGGGCCGGATCAGCCAGGTCGAGCACGGCAAGGGAACACTCGCCGAAGACGAGCTGATCAGGCTGCTCGACTTCTACGACGTGCGCGGCGAGGAGCGTCGAACCATCCTCGCCCTCGGCACCGCGAGCCGGAAGCGGGTCAAACCACGCGGCTACCTCGATGTGCTCCCTCAGCCCTTCCAACGACTCGCTGAACTCCAAGCCGCCGCCGAAGTGATCAACTGGTACGAGTGCGGCGTACTTCCGGGCCTGCTCCAGTCACCGAACTACATCCGCGCACTCCTCGGCAGCGCGGATTCGATCTTCTGGGAGGCGTCCGCGGAAGAGACGGGTCAACGGATCGACTTCCGCCTGGGGCAGCAGCGGAAGGTGCTGGAGTCCACGTCCGCCAAGGCGATCAACCTGGTCTTCACCGAGGACTCCCTGCAGCACGTCGTCGGCGGGCCGTCCGTGATGCGAGGCCAGGTGCTGCACCTGCTCCAGATGATGGAGGAACACCCGGCGCTCGACGTGCGAGTGGTGCCGAACGGGGTACCGGACAACCCAGCACTCGGTGGTGGGCTTGTAGTGCTCGACTTCGTGGACGGAACGCCAGTGGCGTTCGTCTCCACCCTGTACGGCCCGTACACCTATTACCATCAGCCGGCGGACACCGAGCCGATGCGTCGGATCTTCAAGCGGGTACACGAATTGGCGTTGAACGCCGACGACACCCGTTCCCTGCTGGTGGGCATGTTGTGA
- a CDS encoding TetR/AcrR family transcriptional regulator: MARPKTITDERLLSATAAVIGRRGPGFTVADVAAEAGVSVGTVAQRFGSKSGLLQALTRQTTADVERRMLAAAEGADPLTGLRAGLLTWFEGMTDPVEAGNHLAQLGIDLVDPELRALLAELYAVTERTVLVLTRAVDLPNGPPPERAARVLTGLLFGVSMDWSVRPRGALADRLAQDVDAVLAAWRKGS, from the coding sequence GTGGCACGACCGAAGACCATCACCGACGAGCGCCTGCTGAGCGCGACCGCCGCGGTGATCGGGCGCAGGGGGCCGGGGTTCACCGTCGCCGACGTGGCCGCCGAGGCAGGCGTCTCGGTGGGCACGGTGGCGCAGCGGTTCGGCTCGAAGAGCGGGCTGCTCCAGGCGCTGACCAGGCAGACGACCGCGGACGTCGAGCGGCGGATGCTGGCCGCCGCCGAGGGCGCGGACCCGCTGACGGGGCTGCGCGCGGGGCTGCTGACCTGGTTCGAGGGCATGACGGACCCGGTCGAGGCGGGCAACCACCTGGCGCAGCTCGGGATCGACCTGGTCGACCCGGAGCTGCGGGCGCTGCTCGCCGAGCTGTACGCGGTGACCGAGCGGACCGTGCTCGTGCTCACCCGGGCGGTGGACCTGCCCAACGGGCCACCGCCCGAGCGTGCGGCACGGGTGCTCACCGGGTTGCTCTTCGGGGTGTCGATGGACTGGTCCGTCCGGCCGCGCGGCGCGCTGGCGGACCGGTTGGCGCAGGACGTGGACGCGGTGTTGGCCGCGTGGCGGAAGGGGAGCTGA